In Elusimicrobium sp. An273, a genomic segment contains:
- a CDS encoding 4-hydroxy-tetrahydrodipicolinate reductase, whose protein sequence is MKKVFINGAEGKMGKAIARIIQSRPELGLEVSIRRESGQAVLGDFDVVIDFSTPQGAQEAFSIARKHRRPFLTGTTNLPETFLFQMQEEEKIPVFYAPNVSLSVYFFTELVRQAACMFPGYEARLHEIHHQYKKDAPSGTAKKLADVLELPYENVTYERTGEVVGTHTASFVSAFDEITLTHEAKNRDLFADSAVHIALWLMKRESGFYTMSDYAKFKLKEKRK, encoded by the coding sequence ATGAAAAAAGTATTTATTAACGGCGCCGAAGGCAAAATGGGCAAAGCCATCGCCCGCATCATCCAATCCCGGCCGGAGCTGGGGCTGGAAGTATCCATCCGCCGGGAAAGCGGCCAGGCCGTCTTGGGCGATTTTGACGTGGTGATTGATTTTTCCACCCCGCAGGGCGCGCAGGAAGCTTTTTCCATTGCCCGCAAACACCGCCGCCCCTTTTTAACCGGCACTACCAATTTGCCCGAAACGTTCCTGTTTCAAATGCAGGAAGAGGAAAAAATCCCTGTTTTTTATGCACCCAACGTCAGTTTAAGCGTGTACTTTTTTACGGAGCTGGTGCGCCAAGCCGCGTGCATGTTCCCGGGGTACGAAGCCAGACTGCACGAAATACACCACCAATATAAAAAGGACGCCCCCAGCGGCACCGCCAAAAAACTGGCGGACGTGCTGGAACTGCCGTACGAAAACGTAACCTACGAACGCACCGGCGAGGTGGTGGGCACGCACACGGCGTCTTTTGTATCTGCCTTTGATGAAATAACCCTCACGCACGAAGCCAAAAACCGCGATTTGTTTGCCGATTCGGCCGTACACATCGCCCTGTGGCTGATGAAACGCGAGAGCGGTTTTTACACCATGTCGGACTACGCAAAATTTAAATTGAAGGAAAAAAGAAAATGA
- a CDS encoding aspartate-semialdehyde dehydrogenase: MKTVGIIGINGMVGQNMLAELKKINTPFEIKTFGRNDEITPLDIAVLCTDNPVSAQIAPQIKDRVKFTVDMSSEFRMTPGVPLVIPEINAHAITPNTPLIASPNCTTTGLVMSLAPLAPHYHFTEVFFCSYQAISGGGKKLLDDFHTPGSYYENNCVPLIGSVQPNGHTSEELKGLYETRKIMEMPHLKVYCHTVRVAVENSHSLGVTLKAKENFDLEQVKKLWNAFPNLVYSEKVITPKEASGLETTFICRLRRDVEEPNIIHYFVTFDNLLKGAAMNGRQIVELLLEKFV; this comes from the coding sequence ATCGGAATTAACGGGATGGTAGGGCAGAATATGCTGGCCGAACTGAAAAAAATAAACACCCCGTTTGAAATTAAAACATTTGGCCGAAACGACGAAATCACCCCGTTGGATATTGCCGTGTTGTGTACGGATAATCCCGTCAGCGCACAGATTGCGCCCCAAATTAAAGACCGCGTTAAATTTACAGTGGATATGTCTTCCGAGTTTCGCATGACGCCGGGCGTGCCGCTGGTTATCCCGGAAATAAACGCCCATGCCATCACCCCAAACACCCCGCTTATTGCAAGCCCCAACTGCACGACGACCGGCCTCGTGATGAGCCTGGCCCCGCTGGCGCCGCACTATCATTTTACGGAAGTGTTTTTCTGCTCCTACCAAGCCATCAGCGGCGGCGGCAAAAAACTGCTGGACGATTTTCACACCCCCGGCTCCTACTACGAAAACAATTGCGTGCCGCTGATCGGTTCCGTCCAGCCCAACGGCCACACCAGCGAAGAGCTCAAAGGATTGTACGAAACGCGCAAAATTATGGAAATGCCGCACCTGAAGGTATACTGCCATACCGTACGCGTGGCGGTGGAAAATTCCCATTCGCTGGGCGTTACGCTCAAAGCAAAAGAAAATTTTGATTTGGAACAAGTCAAAAAATTATGGAATGCGTTTCCGAACTTGGTCTACAGCGAAAAAGTCATCACGCCCAAAGAAGCCAGCGGCCTGGAAACCACTTTCATCTGCCGCTTGCGCCGCGACGTGGAAGAACCCAACATCATTCACTATTTTGTAACGTTTGACAACCTGCTCAAAGGCGCGGCGATGAACGGCCGCCAGATTGTGGAACTTTTGCTGGAGAAATTTGTATGA
- a CDS encoding UDP-N-acetylmuramate--L-alanine ligase, with amino-acid sequence MKIHFIGIGGVGMSALAQLHAMGGDRVTGSDRLISKGYTDMALWDYLKKLGVELYPQDGSGLDHRTELVVLSSAIEDDNPELVKAKALGIPIMHRSELLAKHVAAHRTIAVSGTSGKSTTTAMIYDILAFAGMSPSVITGAAILSLQKEQGVFGNVYKGNSDILVIEADESDGSIVKYKPYLGVCLNLQKDHKEISVLQGYFKEFISHCKTAIINAEEENLRVLAPQAKTFGLSLGDVHPSEIKVDGFGSDFTIQGQPFRLHVPGLHNVSNAVAAVAAALQMGVDLDTCAKALNKFQGIARRFASIGSYDKIEVIDDFAHNPHKLGATIAAAHLRGKRVLAFYQPHAFTSIKLLAPEFVESFAKHIGPQDHLWLTEVYYPGGTIPQGVSCRTVYEGLKARGVNVSYDDCRERILAEMAGAAQPGDILLVLGARDPTLTDFARKLLASLKERQSVSGCKNCMLGNCCLHYSK; translated from the coding sequence ATGAAAATTCATTTTATAGGCATTGGAGGCGTGGGCATGAGCGCACTGGCGCAGCTGCACGCCATGGGCGGAGACCGGGTAACCGGTTCCGACCGCTTGATCAGCAAAGGCTATACGGATATGGCCTTGTGGGATTATCTTAAAAAACTAGGCGTGGAGCTCTACCCGCAGGACGGAAGCGGCCTGGATCACCGCACGGAACTGGTGGTGCTTTCTTCCGCCATTGAAGACGACAACCCCGAACTGGTAAAAGCCAAAGCGCTGGGCATTCCCATAATGCACCGCTCGGAACTGCTGGCTAAACACGTGGCGGCCCACCGCACGATTGCCGTTTCCGGCACCAGCGGCAAAAGCACGACCACCGCAATGATTTACGATATCTTGGCCTTTGCCGGGATGAGCCCTTCGGTCATTACGGGCGCGGCGATTTTATCGCTGCAAAAAGAACAGGGCGTGTTTGGAAACGTATATAAGGGAAATTCGGACATTTTGGTCATTGAAGCCGACGAAAGCGACGGTTCCATCGTCAAATACAAGCCGTACCTGGGCGTCTGCCTGAACTTGCAGAAAGACCACAAAGAAATTTCCGTACTGCAGGGCTATTTTAAAGAATTTATCTCCCACTGCAAAACCGCCATCATTAACGCCGAAGAAGAAAACCTGCGCGTACTGGCCCCGCAGGCCAAAACGTTCGGCCTGTCGCTGGGGGACGTACACCCGAGCGAAATAAAAGTGGACGGCTTCGGTTCGGACTTTACCATTCAAGGCCAGCCTTTCCGCCTGCACGTGCCCGGCTTGCACAACGTAAGCAATGCCGTAGCCGCCGTGGCGGCCGCCCTGCAAATGGGGGTAGATTTGGATACTTGCGCCAAAGCGCTCAACAAATTCCAAGGCATCGCCCGCCGTTTTGCCAGCATCGGCAGTTACGACAAAATTGAAGTGATTGACGATTTTGCCCACAACCCGCACAAACTGGGCGCCACCATTGCCGCCGCCCACCTGCGCGGCAAACGCGTGCTGGCGTTTTACCAGCCGCATGCATTTACTTCCATTAAACTGCTGGCGCCGGAATTTGTGGAAAGTTTTGCCAAACACATCGGCCCGCAAGACCACCTGTGGCTGACGGAAGTGTACTATCCGGGCGGCACCATTCCGCAGGGCGTTTCCTGCCGGACGGTGTACGAAGGGCTAAAAGCGCGCGGCGTGAACGTCAGCTACGACGACTGCCGCGAACGCATTTTGGCCGAAATGGCCGGCGCCGCACAGCCGGGGGATATTCTGCTGGTGCTGGGCGCGCGCGACCCGACGCTGACGGATTTTGCCCGCAAACTGCTGGCCTCGCTAAAAGAACGGCAAAGCGTATCGGGATGCAAAAATTGCATGTTGGGCAACTGTTGCCTGCATTACAGCAAATAA